A region from the Oceanidesulfovibrio marinus genome encodes:
- a CDS encoding MoaD/ThiS family protein, with protein sequence MALTIKCFATLSSYQPEDNENYPHQAGDTVASVMARLGLPDDEVHIIFINGRHTNREAPVSDGDRLGFFPAVGGG encoded by the coding sequence ATGGCTCTGACTATCAAATGCTTTGCAACGCTCTCGTCCTACCAGCCCGAGGACAACGAGAACTACCCCCACCAGGCGGGCGACACCGTTGCCTCGGTCATGGCGCGCCTTGGCCTGCCGGACGACGAGGTCCACATCATCTTCATCAACGGCCGGCATACGAACCGCGAGGCCCCGGTGTCCGACGGCGACCGCCTCGGCTTCTTCCCTGCCGTGGGCGGCGGCTAG
- a CDS encoding aldehyde ferredoxin oxidoreductase family protein, with amino-acid sequence MDKILRIDVGAPGGPKATVEALGEYAGLGGRAMTSIVVSKEVPADCHPLGPENKLVIAPGIATGSAAASSGRLSIGCKSPLTGGIKESNAGGQPGMYLARLGYAAIIIEGEHDRNGGFYKVVINESGVTFEDAGDLVGLRNYAMAEKIKEQYGDKVGLISIGTAGEMRMLAASIACTDPEFRPTRHAGRGGVGAVMGSKGIKCIVVDSGGAKMRQPVDAEAFKAGNRKFVEGLRGHAVTGEGLPAYGTNILTNILCEAGGYPTYNFKEGVYKGAEKISGETMAETEKVRGGNPTHGCHRGCVIQCSGVFVDKDGNYVTKQPEYETVWAHGGNCGIDDLDTIAKLDFMDDDIGLDTIEMGVTIGIAMDAGVIPFGDAEGAVKLLEEVGQGTPLGRILGAGAGITAKCFGLERAPVVKNQAMPAYDPRAVKGVGVTYATTTMGADHTAGYAVATNILKVGGDVDPLSSTGQADLSRNLQIATAALDATGFCLFIAFAILDQPETFQAMLDTLNGLNGSNLTADDVVELGKTILRAEREFNKEAGFTNVHDRLPRYFRREKLPPHDVVFDVTDQELDSVFNF; translated from the coding sequence ATGGACAAGATTCTTCGCATCGACGTCGGTGCTCCCGGCGGTCCGAAAGCCACCGTGGAGGCCCTTGGCGAGTACGCCGGTCTCGGCGGCCGCGCCATGACCAGCATCGTGGTTTCCAAGGAAGTTCCGGCCGACTGTCACCCGCTCGGCCCCGAGAACAAGCTCGTCATCGCTCCCGGCATCGCCACCGGCTCTGCCGCGGCGTCGTCCGGCCGGCTTTCCATCGGCTGCAAGAGCCCGCTCACCGGCGGCATCAAGGAATCCAACGCCGGCGGCCAGCCCGGCATGTATCTCGCCCGCCTGGGTTACGCCGCCATCATCATCGAGGGCGAGCACGACCGTAACGGCGGCTTCTACAAGGTTGTCATCAATGAAAGCGGCGTGACCTTCGAGGACGCCGGCGACCTGGTGGGCCTGCGCAACTACGCCATGGCCGAGAAGATCAAGGAGCAGTACGGCGACAAGGTCGGCCTCATCTCCATCGGCACGGCCGGCGAGATGCGCATGCTTGCCGCGTCCATCGCCTGCACCGATCCCGAGTTCCGCCCCACCCGCCACGCGGGCCGCGGCGGTGTCGGCGCTGTCATGGGCTCCAAGGGCATCAAGTGCATCGTGGTGGATTCCGGCGGCGCCAAGATGCGCCAGCCTGTCGATGCCGAGGCATTCAAGGCCGGCAACCGCAAGTTCGTGGAAGGCCTGCGCGGCCACGCCGTGACCGGCGAGGGCCTGCCCGCCTACGGCACCAACATCCTTACCAACATCCTCTGCGAAGCAGGCGGCTATCCGACCTACAACTTCAAGGAAGGCGTGTACAAGGGCGCGGAGAAGATCTCCGGCGAGACCATGGCCGAGACCGAGAAGGTGCGCGGCGGCAACCCCACCCACGGCTGCCACCGCGGCTGTGTTATCCAGTGCTCCGGCGTGTTCGTGGACAAAGACGGCAACTACGTCACCAAGCAGCCCGAGTACGAGACCGTCTGGGCCCACGGCGGCAACTGCGGCATTGACGACCTGGACACCATCGCCAAGCTCGACTTCATGGATGACGACATCGGTCTGGACACCATCGAGATGGGCGTGACCATCGGCATCGCCATGGACGCCGGCGTCATCCCCTTTGGTGACGCCGAAGGCGCCGTGAAGCTGCTGGAGGAAGTGGGCCAGGGCACGCCGCTGGGCCGCATCCTGGGCGCCGGCGCCGGCATCACGGCCAAGTGCTTCGGTCTGGAGCGCGCCCCAGTGGTCAAGAACCAGGCCATGCCTGCCTACGATCCCCGCGCGGTCAAGGGCGTGGGCGTTACCTACGCCACCACCACCATGGGCGCGGACCACACCGCCGGTTACGCCGTGGCCACCAACATCCTCAAGGTCGGCGGCGACGTCGATCCCCTGAGCTCCACCGGCCAGGCCGATCTCTCCCGCAACCTGCAGATCGCCACGGCCGCTCTGGACGCCACCGGCTTCTGCCTGTTCATAGCCTTCGCCATTCTCGACCAGCCCGAGACCTTCCAGGCCATGCTCGACACGCTGAACGGCCTGAACGGCTCGAACCTCACGGCCGACGATGTGGTTGAGCTGGGCAAGACCATCCTCCGGGCCGAGCGCGAGTTCAACAAGGAAGCCGGCTTCACCAACGTGCACGACCGCCTGCCGCGCTACTTCCGCCGCGAAAAGCTGCCGCCGCACGACGTGGTTTTCGATGTGACCGACCAAGAGCTGGACTCCGTCTTCAACTTCTAG